A DNA window from Arachis hypogaea cultivar Tifrunner chromosome 18, arahy.Tifrunner.gnm2.J5K5, whole genome shotgun sequence contains the following coding sequences:
- the LOC112771312 gene encoding SUN domain-containing protein 3 has translation MQRTRKALLLERGAFDLEKPNKNNTDGSKQQQLYKVSISLVFVLWGLILLFSLWISGGHGYSEHPLGVSNWNEDKHGQCKISHSAFDFFIKANDAYISSEAIHGVESLPNEESRDFAVTDPINKETSHSPAREEPVLESHQSAAKLEENLTWDVPLGLDEFKSRAISSKTKSGGSPSVSVIHRVEPGGAEYNYASAAKGAKVLASNKEAKGASNILSRDKDKYLRNPCSAEEKFVVIELSEETLVDTIEIANFEHHSSNLKAFELHGSLVYPTDDWVFLGNFTALNVKHAQTFVLQEPKWVRYLKLNLQSHYGSEFYCTLSVVEVYGVDAVERMLEDLIYTQDNLFASGEGNGDKRTVSLHPNPAESENIQQNASEGIYSDPASDISSASHGTVNSNVPDPVDEIRQQVGRMPGDTVLKILMQKVRSLDLNLSVLERYLKDLNSRYINIFKDYRKEIEEKDILLQKFKEDVRELLEQQDILIKEASYLNTWKSHISIQMDHLLKDNAALRSEVEKVREKQASLENKGVVVFFICCIFAMVAILRLALDMTASVYRVLSVNRTLHSMKFCDGRYPWYLLLFSCSVIIFILTL, from the exons ATGCAGAGAACTCGTAAAGCTCTTCTGTTGGAAAGAGGAGCTTTTGATTTAGAAAAGCCTAATAAGAATAACACAGATGGGAGCAAACAACAACAGTTGTATAAGGTTTCAATCTCATTGGTATTTGTTCTCTGGGGCTTAATCTTACTCTTCAGCTTGTGGATTAGTGGCGGCCATGGTTACTCcg AACATCCACTTGGTGTATCAAACTGGAATGAAGATAAGCATGGACAGTGTAAAATATCTCATTctgcttttgatttttttatcaaaGCAAATGATGCTTACATTTCTTCTGAGGCTATACATGGTGTTGAGTCACTCCCCAATGAAGAGAGCCGAGATTTTGCTGTAACTGATCCTATTAACAAGGAAACTTCTCATTCTCCTGCTAGAGAGGAACCTGTATTGGAGAGTCATCAATCTGCTGCCAAACTTGAAGAAAATTTAACTTGGGATGTGCCTCTTGGTCTCGATGAATTCAAAAGCAGAGCAATTAGTTCAAAAACTAAATCTGGCGGTAGTCCATCTGTAAGTGTAATACATAGAGTGGAGCCTGGTGGTGCTGAATACAATTATGCTTCAGCAGCTAAGGGTGCAAAAGTGTTAGCTTCTAACAAAGAAGCCAAAGGTGCCTCTAATATCTTAAGCCGAGACAAAGATAAATATCTTCGAAATCCATGTTCTGCTGAAGAGAAATTTGTCGTTATTGAACTCTCAGAAGAAACCTTAGTAGATACAATAGAGATAGCTAATTTTGAGCACCATTCTTCCAATTTAAAAGCTTTTGAACTTCATGGAAGTTTGGTCTATCCAACGGATGATTGGGTTTTCCTTGGGAATTTCACAGCCTTAAATGTGAAGCATGCTCAAACGTTTGTTCTTCAGGAACCAAAATGGGTGAGATATCTTAAATTGAATCTTCAAAGCCACTATGGTTCAGAATTTTACTGCACACTGAGTGTAGTTGAAGTTTATGGTGTGGATGCTGTTGAGAGGATGCTGGAGGATTTGATATATACTCAAGATAATTTATTTGCATCTGGAGAGGGTAATGGTGACAAGAGGACAGTATCACTTCATCCTAACCCTGCTGAGAGTGAAAATATACAACAGAATGCTTCCGAGGGGATCTACTCTGACCCTGCTTCAGATATCTCTTCTGCAAGTCATGGAACTGTAAATAGTAATGTTCCTGATCCGGTTGACGAAATCCGTCAGCAAGTTGGCAGGATGCCTGGGGATACTGTTCTCAAGATTTTAATGCAGAAAGTTCGTTCTCTAGACTTAAATTTATCGGTCCTGGAGCGGTATTTGAAAGATTTGAATTCTagatatatcaatatttttaaagattacagaaaagaaatagaagaaaaagatatACTTCTACAGAAGTTCAAAGAAGACGTTAGGGAACTCCTTGAACAGCAGGATATTTTG ATCAAAGAGGCTAGTTATCTAAATACCTGGAAGTCCCATATTTCCATACAGATGGATCATCTTCTCAAGGACAATGCTGCTTTGAG ATCTGAGGTTGAAAAGGTCAGGGAGAAGCAGGCTTCTTTAGAGAACAAGGGTGTAGTGGTCTTTTTCATTTGTTGTATATTTGCAATGGTAGCTATATTACGGCTAGCTCTGGATATGACTGCAAGTGTCTATAGAGTTCTAAGTGTTAATAGAACACTTCATTCCATGAAATTTTGTGATGGTAGGTATCCCTGGTATCTCTTATTGTTTAGTTGTAGTgttattattttcatattaaCTTTGTGA